The genomic window ACTGTCTCCAGAGACCCAGTATGTTAGGATGTGTAAGAATGTTACTGCTGGAGCAAACAGGctgagacaccccccccccccccctctctttccctctctctctctctctgtgtttgcatgtatgcatattttcatgtcattatgtTTGACATGGCGGCTGCGATCAGATGTGATTGTCTGATTAGCAGAGATAAAACATAGATTCGGCTTAGTTGAGCGGTGTTTTATCTCGTATGGAGCAACTTACTTCCCCACTGCAAACTATGATTAATACCACTAGCTATCCAAGCTAAGCTTAGCGTTTGCCATGGCGATCGGAGAGTGACACATGATGATGGATTGCGTAACTTGCTCTGTTTGAACTAAATGTTCCCGTAGAAACAAGTTGACAAATTTCTGGCATTTAGAAACAGTTTGATGTATTGACACAGAACTGAAGATGAAAGCATGTAGTGTTGGCAGGCCGGCACACGTTGTTAACGCTTGCTCGGGCTATGACGCCTGTTTATAACAAGTTTCCCTGATCCCAGCTTTGTAACCTAACACGTACACAGCGGCGCTCCGTCACCGGTTGACATGCGGTGGGGGTGCTGCTTAGTAACGCGAGTAATCTCTCTGCCTCCCACCCTCGCCGTGTGCTCTCAACGatgttgtttgttctgttgatgttattatcataattatgaTTAATTTTTTCCACTACAAGATAGGGTTTAATCCAATCTTTTCTGAAAGCAGCTTTGCGTTTTGCTTTTGTGCTCTGATTGATCTGAATTAATATGACCTTCCACCGCGGTAACGGCTGTCGATGACAGTGGAACGGTTACGTAAGTGGGGACGGAGCTACGTGTTAATCTGTTTAAAGTGTGAAGAGATTATTTCATAAGATGCGTTTACATTTTAGTGAAGACTGTCTATCGCTGCTGCTCATCTGTCTGCCCTGCTTTTCAGGCATGACATAATCTTCAATCTGCAAACacgttgcattttttttttttttctggaaatcGAGCATATAACTGACTTGAAATGTGTCTGGCGGTATTGCGTGAATTGATTCGAGTAGTGATTTTCCTCAGGCGAGTTATTGATCAGAGGACAGAGTCTTGCCTCCAGTTACAGCTCACTGATCACTCGGTCACCGTGGGAGTACCACCCTCACTTTTTTATGACTTGTAGACTAGTTGTAAGTCCTTTTACCGTCGTCGATCCTCCAGACGAATTTCCGTTAGCATTCCCCCGGCAATTAAAGAAGCTTAACATTGAGCCGACAGCGTCGCTGTGGAGGTGCCATGTCACCTGTCGGCATGTGACATCAGGAGCGTTCCCGTCAGTGTGTAGGAGTGCTCAGTGTCAACGTGAGTCAGGAAGGGGAGGGCTTATCTCCGAACTCCCCGGAGCTTTTGACAGTTTAAGGCCAGCTGGGAACCTGAGTGTCCAGTGACGtaacacacaaaagacaaacatctgAAAGACAGTCCATTGGGACATCCCTAGGCCCACTGGTATAATGGGAAAAGTCTAAGTGAAGGCATAGGGGAACACTTAATGTCAACACGATGACATTGAGTTTCCATAAGTCCTGCGAGAGCTAAAGAAATGACTAAAGTCCTGCTTGAGTTACCAAACCTTTGTGAAACCCTTGATCCCCTATGAAAAGTACCATCTGAACTAATGTAGACTTTAATGATGTAAGTGTATTCATCCAAAGTGCTCCCAGCAGGGGTTAGAATGAGCGAGTCGTAATATTATGCCTCCAAGCCTCTTGAGGCAACAAAGAAAGTCATTTATGGTTTCTTTACCCTCTTGGctccaagtaaaaaaaaaaaaacaacctgatTGATTCACAACCACATCCGTAACATTTCCAGTTCATTTGCTGTTctcaaacagaagaaacaaCAGCCTGAAGAACCTGCGtgtcttatcttatcttttAGACTCACTGATAAAACATTAGCATCGACTCTGATCAATTTCGAGTTTAAATCTCCCTTCTAACCCCCTCTTAACGCCGCCGTCTCTCATCAAATCCCTTTTGGCTGAATGTGCTCAATGATACTCTTCGCTTTTGGTTCTAATTGAAAGAATCTGCACAAGCTAATTGCATCTTTAACGACTTGGTTTGCAGCGGGGTAGCGATTTTACAGCAGATTCACTTTATTGTGTTGGTCTGATAATATAGATCGTTTGCGGAATAATTCAAACGCTGTAAAGCCCACTAGTTTGAAAAGCATTGTAAAAAGGCAAGACAGGTCCGTCTTCAAAAGGAAGGAAGGTAGTTAAAAAGCAATTACTAACCCACCTTCCCcagaaggagagggaagagCTTTTGCGAGCGATATAATATGATACCCTTTACTCTGTTGTCTCGGATCATTCTGGCCTCGTACACTGTTAGCAAATTCCTCGAAGTCCGACAGCTCAATCAATGCTTAGCTAACCCATCTGAGAGAAAGGACATCCCTCAATGAGTTCAATGACGGCCCCAACTTAAAATCGCTATCGCTAGCGACTGTAAGTTGGGAGGTTCCATATataagttacacacacacacacacacatatatatggatTGGTTAGGCATATTGTGGGTAGGGGCTGAGGGATCCTCTATCAGTGCTAGACTGCCTCTCACCCCCTCACGTCGagaatgaaaaaggagagagggatgatggtggagaagggagagacagaacaaaagatTTGTGAGTAAAAAATGGGCAAAGTCAAGAGTTCAACTGAGAAAGGATTTGCGCATTAATCTTACACTAATCTGAAATCTCTTCCTTCCATCTCTTTCATTATAAATACCGggtaggactttttttttttggcataagaaaagagaaataagatTTCAAAGAAGCTAAGGAGAAGGATACACGGGAAAAAAGTTATCTCAGAAAGCAAAGTGGGGGAATGATTTAGCaatagtgagagagaaggaaataaagGAATAtactgtgtcagagagagaaaagcaaaataaaaatggacCACAGGAGACCAAAGGAACTATagcaaagacagaaacacacacagagagagacaataaaggTACTGTGCTGTGGTGTAAGGCACTTTCTGACTGGAATGATATGAACCTCCTTCAGTTTTTGACCCGACATGACATTTTCAGTTGAGTTTGGTTATTATTCATACAATTTACAAGAAGAATCTGCTTCAGCAGAAACCTGCTCTGGTTGGTTCATGAGAGAGACATCATCCATCCAGTTTAgtggatattttttttattttattttttttgtggttgctTTCAAGGAGGACATCTTCTGTAATTTAGATTCATTAACtagaagagagaggcagatttCGTCTGCTAATACGGAAAAGGGGAACGactatgtttttttcatttcattcttgcctctcttttttttttccctttctcaaGTACTAGAAATTTGAGGAATGTCTGGGGAAAGGAGTGAGTGTATCTGTTCTGTTATGGTGAAGCAGTGTGAGATGTCAGAATGCAGAGTAGGTCTGTACTTCATAGAGGCCAGATGACTCACAAACATGGACATGGACAGCATCAATTATTTATTTGGTAAATGGAGGAAAGTGTAATCTTCACCATGATTCATCCATGCCTCTCTGAACTTTTGGCTTTAAAACGgtattattgattttttttttttggtcgttgTTGGTTGTTGACATTTTGAATTATATGAATGACTTAGTTTTGTCATTCATATGATTGCGtgttagtgtgcatgtgtatatctatgtgcatgtgcatatgtatgtgtgtgtttgtgtttacacacgtgtgtgtctgtgtgtgcgtgtgtctgtgtgtgtgtgtctgtgtgtgtgtgtgtgtgcgtgcgcacgtgcacgtgcatgcttgtgtgtgtgtgtgtttatttatggcACTCGACTGAAGAGTGAGTGCTCTTACCAACATTACAGCAGTGCTCCGCAGCATCTTCACATAAACGAAAGGAAACAACTTTCAGCACCTGTCCGGTTAAGTGTCCTCACCGttccactcttctcctctctctctcttttcctcctctctcctcctctccctcgctcttctTCAGGAACACTTCACGCCTGAATGCAAGTTTAAAGAGTCGGTCTTTGAGAACTATTACGTGACGTACTCTTCGATGACCTACAGACAGCAGCAGTCGGGCAGGGGCTGGTACCTGGGCCTGAACAAAGAGGGTGAGATTATGAAGGGCAATCACGTGAAGAAAAACAAGCCTGCTGCACACTTCCTCCCAAAGCCTTTGAAAGGTATGTCCGCCCCACCACACACTTAACCCTCAAAGGGAACCGAATTCACTGAGGTGACTGTGCGCaattacctgtgtttttttttttttttctggtcctTTTATGGGAGACTTATTTCTTTGTCCAAGGCAAGTTTAAAGCGTAGCCCTCATAAAAGAAAATCCCTTTTTCtcccattacaaaaaaaaaaaaaaaatcaatcagaatGGTCGAAGAAATAACCCGGGAGAAGAAGACGCTGCTTCAGAGTCTAAGATATTTAATACAGCCTCTCTGCACTTATAAAGTGCCAGAGGTCCACGAAAACaccccaaaaacacagagacagtgcaggCATCAGAATTCCTGTTCCTTTACCAGTCAAATGTGACTGTCTACTCTAAACATAGTAGGATTTAGGGTCCCGCGTACACTGCTTCACCTCATCGAACCCCTCTCCGAATATAGACGCGTCCTGTTGCTTGTCGGCTGGCTTGGGCCGCATGTGCCCGCTCTCGCTCCAAGGCTGCGGTTCTTCTCATTTCTAAAGAGCCGCCGCGTGTTTGGAGTCGACGAGGTGGAGATGTAGCTATCGAGTGCCATGGGAGCTATTTAGACCTCGGCACAAGCCAGACGGTTTAAAGCATTGTCCGTGGCGGAAGCCTCCGGAATGACAAAGCTCCGCACGTTGAATGGAGACGGCTAGGCCTTTTTGACAATACGTGTTTTGGAGGAGTGTCCGCTCCGCCGGTACAGGAgagggcacagagagacacgcaGGAGCAGTGGTCAATAGGGAAGAGAGCACAAGGCTTTCATCTAATAAAGGAGAATGCTTACTTGTCAACAAAacaggagagatagagaaagagagagagagagagcgctggaTGCTTTGTCTTCTTTCAGCAAAAACTTCAGCTCTTGtgagaaaagaggctgtgtctgCAGAAATGACAACTCGTATGCTGATGAGGGACAGCTTGTGACATTTTATTACCAAAAAAACTGAATACATTATCATACGTTATCACACTCTTTAGCAGTGGTTTCAAGATTTTCGGGATTTTCAGAGTATACGAACATGCGTAAGTTGAGTGAACCAAACAGCGTTTTTAAATTAATGGGTAAAATTAACGGGAGTTTTCGGCTTCATTGAGAAGTCTGTTTTAACTACACTCTCAGTTCCTCACAATTGTGTGACTCATTTAACTTAAACGAGTTTACTAAATCATTCTGTGACTCATTCTCAcacaaatgtgtttcagttaTATTAAGATTACTTGTTGATGAGCTAATGTATGTTGATAATAGTAACTTAAAGTTAACGGAGtttaaaagctgtgtgtgtgtgtgtgtgtgtgtgtgtgtgtgttggtaatcAGTGTGTGGTCTGAGCAACTGACTCAAGATGACCCTGGTGTATAGCTCCTCATTGCAGAGCCCTGCAGTGGGGGTGATGCACAGGCCTTTAGGAGTAGTTAGGAGCATTGTCTGGGTGGATATTCCCTGGCAATTAGAGCAAGTGCATAACAGCtcatctttctttcctctgtacCTCATTAAATACCCACACTGGCCCACGcacatcactcacactcacatttgaCTATCAACGCCACACACAAGAGCctcaacaccaaaaaaacacagatctgTCATTCAGCTCTTCATGTGGACTGAAGTTCCCAACCGTCCtaggttttttttcattccagaGGTGTCGAAAATCTGCAATGCAAGTTTCGTAAAGCTTCATAAATCAATCTCAAAGTAAGAGAATggaatagagagaggagagagagagattctgaggagagagagagagagagagagagagagagtctggcaAAAGTCGTCCAATTAAGGAACAGTGTCTTCTGTGAACGCGCCTTCAGCAGCGTTCTGCTGTATGAAAAAAGTTCCGGctcagcgctctctctctctctctctctctctctctctctctctctctctttctctcactctctctctctctctttctctttcttactttccccttacacatacacaagcactaTTCTTTTTACAATTCGCACGTACACTGGAACAGGTCACTAAAAGGAGTTTTCAAAGGTAGAAATCACATGAGGATACCAACAGGCAGGGAACCAACTCTCAGAGTTATGTTTGTCAGACTTAGCGTCTGTGTGACATCTCACACGGGGCACAGTCAGACGTACAATTAAACCTCTCCAAagagctttaaaaagaaaagaaaaaaaaaaaacgctcgaACAAAATGCAATTCATTTATAAAGCCTTAAAAATACAGGccactgtgtattttttttgtgagtCCAGAGGTTAGCGTAAGAATTCTCTAAAATGCTTTCTGGTCATTCCCAGACCTCAGAAGCTGAATCAATGAATGCACTTTTAATGACAAGACTGCAGTCACACAGAGTACTCACCAACACCCCAGTCATAGGCTTTGCGCTGGGTTGCACAACAGTTCTTCTAATACGTCAGGTATCGATTCTAACAGCTTTCCTCTGAAGTGCTGCATCGATTGATCCTGGTAGGCAAAGGAGCCATGGGTTAGGTGAGGGGAAGTCTTTGTGATGTCGCTGTCGTCGTTGTTTCGGGAGGACTCGACATCAGATATCATTTTAGAAGAACTGGTCGTCTGGTGGATTTTATGGCTGTGGTGTAAAAAGCCGCCTCTCTGAAGTCCTTGGATTAGAGCTTGGTCTCTAAGAAAGTCACCAGGCTGAAAGTACGGCCTGGAGTATTGCCCAGCATACACACAACccagcatacacacaacatacacacagcacacacaacgtacactcaacacacacaaagcacacaaggaacacacaatatacacacaacatacacacagcacacacaacatacacacagcaacacacacgtcatacacacagcacacacacaacatatacacagcgcacacacacaacatacacacagcaacacacagcacacacacaacatacacacagcatacacacaacatacacacaacatacacacagcaacacacagcacacacacaacatacacacagcatacacacaacatacacacaacatacacacagcaacacacagcacacacacaacatacacacaacacacacacaacatacacacagcatacacacagcatacacacagcagcacacagcaacacacagcacacacacagcacacacacaacatacacacagcacacacacaacatacacacagcacacacacaacatacacacagcacacacacaacatacacacagcatacacacagcatacacacagcagcacacagcaacacacagcacacacacagcacacacacaacatacacacagcacacacacaacatacacacaacatacacacagcaacacacagcatacacacaacatacacacaacatacacacagcaacacacagcatacacacagcaacacacagcatacacacagcatacacacaacatacacacagcaacacacaacatacacacaacatacgcacagcaacacacagcatacacacaacatacacacaacatacgcACAACATAcgcacagcaacacacagcatacacacaacatacacacagcaacacacagcatacaaacatacacacaacatacgcacagcaacacacagcatacacacaacatacgcacagcacacacacaacatacacacaacatacacacagcacacacacagcacacacacaacacacacacaacatacacacaacatacacacaacaacacacagcatacacacagcaacacacagcatacacacagcatacacacaacatacacacagcaacacacaacatacacacaacatacgcacagcaacacacagcatacacacaacatacacacaggaacacacaatGTACACACAGCATAgaaacaacatacacacagcaacacacaacatgcacacagcatacacacaggaacacacaatatacacacagcacacacacagcatagaaacaacatacacacagcacacacacagcatacacacaggaacacacaacatacacacaacaacacactggTACTATCAAATGCTCATGACACCATCAGTGTGCTGTTTTCTTACTGGACAAATATTCCTCCTTTActacatttcattgtttttcactCCAAGAAAGAagattaattgtgtgtgtgtgtgtgtgtgtgtgagtgtgtgcatgtgtgtggttaagGTTCATGTGGACCAAATAGGATATGAATAAGCAGGATAATTAGAATAGAAATATCTGGCACATTGGGCCCTGTGGGGGCATTTGTTGCTTCCACTTAGGATTTTTATTAAGACACCGCTGTCGTcgttaaaacaaaatgtaccaAAAGTTTGTTTGATTATGGTTAGAGTCAGGATATTAATCTTTCATTACCGTTAAACTGAAGTCAATGGGATGTCCCCTCTTGAATATAAAgacaaatgtgtctgtgtgtgtgtgtgtgtgtgcgtgcgtgtgtgtgtggtctgttgcacactgtgttctcctgtctctcttacCGTTGTGTAAGGTTAGATGGagtaatctctttctctctcttcctctgtctccctccctctctctctcttcctctgtctcccccccccccctctctttccctctctttttccctctctctccagttgcCATGTACCGGGAGCCCTCCTTGCATGACCTGACAGAGTTCTCGCGCTCCGGCAGCGGCACGCCCACCAAGAGCCGCAGCGCCTCGGCCGTGCTG from Chanos chanos chromosome 2, fChaCha1.1, whole genome shotgun sequence includes these protein-coding regions:
- the fgf13a gene encoding fibroblast growth factor 13a isoform X2: MTFPLRKSTSEPQLKGIVTKLYSRQGFHLQLQADGTIDGTKEEDNGYTMFNLIPVGLRVVAIQGVQTKLYLAMNSEGYLYTSEHFTPECKFKESVFENYYVTYSSMTYRQQQSGRGWYLGLNKEGEIMKGNHVKKNKPAAHFLPKPLKVAMYREPSLHDLTEFSRSGSGTPTKSRSASAVLNGGKAVSQNEST